Below is a window of Rhipicephalus sanguineus isolate Rsan-2018 chromosome 9, BIME_Rsan_1.4, whole genome shotgun sequence DNA.
aatcctcaaagccccatctgtcggtactgacagcggcagtacgtgtggccggcctccccgcagtggtagcagagcgggcggttttcaggggcgcgccaaacgtcggtcttgtTTGGcctgtatcgctggccggctggtgggtggtatgacgtcggtgACGGCGGCGAtggtgcctggcggcgggactgctggggcggcgcggcgtcttgacgtgggcgaggagggggggcgttgcgtcgggctgcggcagcatagctcactgcttgcagctgcggctgcgctgactcgggggtgcccagagactgctggatttcttctcggaCGATGTCGGCGATTGAGGcagcttcaggctgtggtaagggtaacagcttgcgcagttcttcccgcacgatcgctcggatcgtttcacgcaggtcgtcgaagccgacggcatgaacagctaggctgtcttgaatcgatcggcgattatactggcggttgcgcatttccagcgtcttctcaatcgtcgtcgcctctgagatgaattcttggactgtcgaaggtgggttccgcatcagcccagcgaagagctcttgctttacccctcgcatgagcaacctgactttcttgacctcaggcatggctgggtcagcgtgacagaacagtctggtcatttcctcttcAAAGATGGCAACGCTTTTATTTGGAAGTtgtacccgcgtctctagcaaggctgcggccctttcttttctgacgacgcttgcaaacgtctgcaggaaagcgctgcgaaaggcgtccgaagttcgaagagtggactcccgattctcgaaccaggtccttgctgcgtcttcaaggtaaaagtaaacgtggcgcagcttgtcctcggagtcccattTGTTGAACGCTGaaaccctttcgaaggtctcgagcctggtttccgggtcttcgaatgacgacccgcggaaagttggcggctccttgggctgccggagaagtatcggcgcaggctgcacggggtcggtcatcgtcgctgcggtcgctgttgggacctggggctgcctggtgttttcgggagggagcccgtactctggctgcagtcccttctgcctgcggcttgttcgacgatccgggttttctttgccgtcgtcctcctcgcggcttgggcttgggtcagcgcttcgcgggggcgtccggatcatggaagaagcagcacctccaccagatgtcacgtggtcgtgacgtcgacgaagacaacagtcagcacgtccgacatgaaactgtttatttggccgaacttgtggccgagaaactgaaagcaatacactgatagcggcgaacagagcgtcgaccacggaggcacgcaccgagtgggcacggaggcacgcaccgagacagcatgctgcaaattccacgcttctgcctttTACAGGCTTACCTGGCTTCGCTCCTGgtgctgcagccatcgctgcaaGCTTCGCCGTGTTCCACGCGAGCATGGCGGTTTCCGCCCCGCAATCGTGGTTACCAGCTTCCTGACTTCCAGCACGGAAAGAAATCAAGCTCTGATGCAAGCATCGTCGCCCCAACTATCTGCGCATGGCCTTTTTCTATGATGACGTCACTACCAGCACAGGACTTAAGTGGGTGGCGCTGCAACAgcttcttcagtgggcacggaggcacgcaccgagacagcatgctgcaaattccacgcttctgcctttTACAGGCTTACCTGGCTTCGCTCCTGgtgctgcagccatcgctgcaaGCTTCGCCGTGTTCCACGCGAGCATGGCGGTTTCCGCCCCGCAATCGTGGTTACCAGCTTCCTGACTTCCAGCACGGAAAGAAATCAAGCTCTGATGCAAGCATCGTCGCCCCAACTATCTGCGCATGGCCTTTTTCTATGATGACGTCACTACCAGCACAGGACTTAAGTGGGTGGCGCTGCAACAgcttcttcagtgggcacggaggcacgcaccgagacagcatgctgcaaattccacgcttctgcctttTACAGGTGTGTAAGCCATGCTCCCTGTATGCTAAGAAAAGTGATAACCGGTGTTTGGTGCTGCTTCCGTGCCCGGAAGTGCTTGCCGACATTGCATGCGATTGTTTTTCGATGGTTTTCCTGTTACTTCTTTCTGGTGATATTGAAGCTAATCCGGGCCCTGACAGGCGTACTAAGGCCTTGCTCGATATGGATTCATTGCCTGATGATCCCTCTGAAAAGATGACAGTCATATTTAACCTCATTAAGGACCTTCATGCCCAGTCAACTCAGTCAGCCAAAGTGCAGAACACGTTAGCAACCGACGTGAAAGAAATAAGGACGAGCCAAAAGAAAATCGAAGCTCAAATTACAACGATACAGGAGAGGCTTGATGAATTAGAGGCAAAAACTAATTCTATCGAGCACTTAGAGCAGGCTGTTGATAGCGTGGAGGCGTGTGAGGTCGTTTGATAACCACCTTGAGAACTTGGAATCTCGCCTAAATGAACAGGAGGACCGTTCCCGGCGCAATAACTTAATCTTTCGAGGTATTCCAGACTCTCAAGAATCGTGGCAACAATCTGAATCCAAGATAAAGTCCATTCTAACAAGTACGCTTGATGTGCTACCAGACAACGCTATCGAGCGCGCTCACCGGTTAGGGTCGTATGCACCAACTAAATGTCAGCCTATAATTGTTAAGTTTTCAGACTTCAAATCTAAAGAAAAAGTGCTTTCTGCGAGAGCAGATCTTAAAGAGAAACATATAAGTGTGACCGAAGATTTCTGTGAATCTACACGTGATGTGagacgaaaactattcgaatttgCTAGAAATCAACCTGGCGTAAACACATATCAAGTGCGGTACAAAAGGTTGATCATGAATAAGAAGCAGTACATCTACGACTCGATAAACCAATGTGTAAAAGAAGTCGAGTCATTGCAAGCACCCAGAGCTACGGCTGGCAATTCAAAACATTTTTCGCAGCACGCATCTGGTACCCGGCAGTCCAAACGTTCGGTGAAATAGGAACGCGACAGGGTCAGCAAACGTGAACTGCTCAatacatcctttctttttactaaCATTAGAAGCATTATCAACAAACGCGCTTCATTGGATTCAGCAGTTGATACATGCGAACCGGATATAATCGCATTGACAGAAACATGGCTTCAACCGGCAATCGGAGACCATGAATTATTTGCCAACTCACGCGATTTTTCTATTTACCGCTGTGACCGCGTTAATCGTTCGGGTGGGGGCGTGCTTTTGGCGATAAATAAAAAGTTTCCTTCCGATTGCATTCAAACTGCATCCAGTTTGGAGATTGTATGGGCAGTCGTAACACTAGCCTATCAAAAGATAATTTTGGGGGTTTGTTATCGGCCCCCAAGCTTTACTACAACGTTTGTGTGTGATTTGCATGATGCAATTAATAGTGTTTTTTCCCGTTACACCACACTGCCAATTTTCCTACTTGGTGATTTCAATATGCCTAATCTCTTATGGAAAAATGTACCCGTCACAGTGTACCCAAACTCATCTATGGCGCAAGACTTCTTAGAGTTGTGCAGTACATTTTCTCTCACACAGTTGATTAAAGAACCAACAAGGATAACACCCTCTGTTTCAAATACACTTGATCTTATATTGACTACGCGACCCGATCTTGTTTCTGAAGTAACATGCCTGCCAGGAATAAGTGATCATAGCCTACTCTCGTTTAAAGTCTGCCTTGAGCAACCTAAGATGGTTAAAACGATCAAGACATTAAGAAATTACAACAAGGCCGACTTTCTTGCTATCAACAATGAACTTGCTGTATTTCTTGATGATTACTTAAGTGATTTCGACTATCGCAACGTTCAGTCGAACTGGAGTATCTTTCTTGCTAAGGTTGTGGAATTAACAGACAAGTATATCCCTGCTTACGCGATCTCCTCCAACCTAAAAAAAACCGTGGTATAATCATCAGCTAAAACGCTTGTCTAACAAAAAGAAGCGTCTCTTCAAATCGGCTAAACTTAGTAATAGCAAGGCTCGTTGGTCAGCTTACAAACAGAGCGCTGACGAATACGTGCAGGCCTTAAAAGTTGCCAAAGATAGTTTTCTAGCCAATACCTTACCTACGATGTTGAAGACTAACCCTAAAAAATTTTGGCGTGTGATCAATCCCCAAGACAACGATGTAATAGTACTTAACGATCTTAACGGTGACGCTGTACCGACCGACCAATGCTCCAACATACTGAATGATGTTTTCTCAAAAAATTTTTCTTTACCCGCCACCGCCACTGCTCCCCTTGTGCAACCATATGACCACGACGATATGTTTCCTGTCATTTTCAGTTACGATGGTGTCGCAAGCGTTATTAAGTCACTAAACCCGTCCTCGGCACCGGGTAGCGATCAAATAAATGTCAAGTTCCTCCAAAGTACTGTCTGTTATTCATCCATAATACTAACGAAAATTTTTCAACAGTCTCTCAACGACGGTGTTCTCCCATCTGAGTGGAAAGTCGGGAAGGTAGTTCCAATCCATAAATCAGGTAATAAGCACTCTCCTTTAAACTACAGACCCATTTCTCTCACTAGTATACcatgcaaaatattagaacacatTTTGGCTTCTCACCTCGCAAACTTTTTAGAGTCGCACTCATTTTTCAATAATTCgcagcatggttttcgcaaatCATATTCTTGCGAAACTCAATTAACACTTTTCGTACATAAACTAAACACCATTCTTGACAACAGCTCCTTAGCCGACTGTATTTTCctcgatttttctaaagcttttgacaaggtgtgtcacaaactgctcatttataaattacgactacttaaacttgattcctgccttgtaacctggattgaaaacttccttactaaccgctcacaatttgtctcagctaatggaactaattccgaagaatgtgcggtacattctggtgtaccacagggctccgtccttggtccgcttctttttctaatctatattaacgatttgccatcttgcgtctcctcatatgttcatctgtttgccgatgattgtgtaatttttcgtgaaataactggacctaacgacgtcgctcttcttcaatctgaccttactgctgtccttaactggtgtaacacatggctcatggaattaaacagtaaaaaatgtaaattcaTGCGTGTGTCAAGAAAAATCACTAGTTTACCTGTTTACAACTTAGATAACACACAATTAGACAGTGTCACctcatacaagtacctcggagttcatatcagtaacaacctaacatggcatactcatattaactatgttgtttgtaacgctaatcgcatgctcggATATCTTCGCCGTAACTTCATAAAATCACCTTCTTCTGTCAAACTAATGCTGTATAAAACACTCGTTCGcactaaactcgaatatgccgcatcggtttgggatccatatcacaataacttggtgcattcattagaaatggtacaaaataactctgttcgctttataacttctaattacaatcgaaacgcgagtatcacactaatgaaatctaaccttaaattaccttcacttgcttctcgtcgtacaatgctccgcttaaccctttttcacaaactttaccaccattcatacttacgtgatttgctaatactttcgccgcattatgtttctcaccgtttgaatcatgctcataaggttggcatcccatcgtctaaaactgaatcatttcgacaatcatacctaccgcgcacatcaaatgattggaattgccttcccgcatcgcttgtaacaatttcagatcatgacacatTCGTGACTGTATTAGCCAATTCTTTTAATACCTTGTAGTTGTTTTCATCTCATATGCCATATTTGTATCTCTATAAATAAGAACATTACACTGTCACCTGTTGTATTGCCACCTGCTGTATTGAATTGTGAGAACGATTGTTGTATATTGAGAAACATTCCTCTTATTTTTATACCAGAATGTatccttctattttctattttcctctttgccattttgatatttgatatttttgtatttttttgcctatcataatctgttgtttaatcaggaacattgttttgcctctttgtacttacaaacttgttcgttatttttaccactcccctctgtaatgtctgttgaccctgagggtaaaataaataaataaataaactgacaagcggtgaagcgcgtcggcatttaaacatgtgccgtcgaatattccagcgttatcgctggctgtcgtgcaaattctagaataagctcgagtgtgcgcgtcttgcgcgcaatcttaacaaaacgatctacaatgatcacaaatgttctcgaacaacgaggcgcggttcgcgctgagcgtttctgacagtctttgtggccatATATGACGAAGTATCTCTGCCCATTCCTGTCGCTGCGATGTCACTGCTTGTTAAAgagcttcatatatatatatatatatatatgcgttcattttgtacactgttcaaacgtaacatttctttttttggatTACCCCCCTTACGcaacgcctatatatatatatatatatatatatatatctatatctatatatatatatatatatatatatatatatatatatatatatatatatatatatatatatatgtatatatatatatataaatatataaatatatatatatatatatatattataggtaccttacaggcccctggaGGCGTTGCGTAAGGGGGGTAatccaaaaaaagaaatgttacgtTTGAACAGTGTACAAAATGAACGCATATAAATACTCAAGAAATACataggaacagaaaaaaaaaatattacagaagTATATGGGAACGTAGTGAGCATTGCGCTATGCAATAAAGagatacaaggaaaaaaaaacactttcaatcACGACAGCGCATATACACAACAAAATGTGGCACATGAAAATACGAGCAATATAAAGAACGAACGCGACGTAACTGTGCTACTACAAACAGAAACATTTACTGTAAAATTGCTCACAAATAACAATAAGGCTATGAAAAGGACAATGTAATAGGTATGGTATAAAGCAATATTTTAACAAATATGTGGTAAGTAGATGCTTGAAGAGTATCTTGGTTACTTACGGAAGCTATGTTGTTAGGAAGGTCATTCTACAGGCCAATGGCTCTTGGAAGAGCGGAATAGTCAAATTAGTCTTCAAGTAAATGCGCAGGAAATTAAACTGATTGTGCAAACGTTGTGACCTCTATTGTGGAGTTGCAAGTTGCAAAAATGATGACGCTGTGTTATAGATGTATTTATGAAACAATAATAGAAGGGCGATATCCCGACGATTATGCAAAGGATGAAGCGATAAGTCGAGTTTAATTTGTGTAATGCTTGTCTTAGTCATAAGAACGTGAAATTAAACGTGCAGCCCTATTTTGTACGGATTCGAGTTTTTCGATTAGATATTTCTGATGGGGAGACCAAGTGGATGCTGCGTACTCAAGTTGAGGTTGTACAAATGGTAGGTAAGCTAGTTTACGAATATCGTTAGTAGAATGATGTAACTTACGGCGTATGTAGCCCAATGATCTCGAAGCATTTGCGCAAATGTATTAATGTGAGTTGACCATGAAAGGGTAGAAGTAAGATAAACACCGAGATATTTATATTGTGCGTCATGCAAGATATTTGTGTTATTTATATGATATGAAAGTGTAGATGTAGTACGTTTTCGGCTAAAACAAATGATTTTACATTTAGAAACGTTAAGCTTCATTAGCCAAGTGCtacaccaaagagaaacaagtTCAACATCTCTCTGGAGGACTTGGTGATCGTCGTTAGTCTTAATAGGACGATAAAGAatgcagtcgtctgcgaaaatgCGCACGTGTGGGGAAATGTTACTTGGTAAGTCATTAATGTATATAAGAAATAATAATGGCCCAAGAACGCTTCCCTGTCGTACCCCTGAAGTAACGCTAGAAAGAGGAGATGAAAAATTATTAACTACTGTGAATTGTTGACGATTGCACAAAAAATTACGGATCCATGTTAGAGTAAGAGAGTCTAGTTTTAGAACAGATAACTTCAAAAGCAAGCGCCGATGTGCTACGAGATCAAACGCTTTTGAAAAATGTAGGGACGCACAATCAGTTTGTAAATCCTCATCCATATTAGCATGTAAATCGGTTGTTAATTCGAATAATTGTGTCTCGCATGAGAAATTCCTTCGAAATCCATGTTGATTTCTGAAGAAAAATTTGTTAGCTTCCAGATGGCTGTAGACATTAGATGAAATTATATGTTCTAGCATTTTACAGGAGATCGatgttaaggctcgttcacaccgtcgtctagcaacggtcgcgcgaccgtttgcgactggcgaccaaaaagcgactgaaagcgaccgatgttcacaccggcAGAGGCTGCATGCGAGCGATCGGAAGTCGCAAACCCAGAGAGTCACGTCCGGATCTCGTTATCAGCGAGAACTTTGGAGACCGCCGCCAGTCAGCTGATCGCCGCCAGCAGAGCGCGGCGgatttattgttttctttgagCGTCACCGCGCATCATGGACTACGATtctagtgaagaagaagagatCCTCACTGTGCTGATGTGCTCAGCCATCGTGTCAGTGCTGGCAGAGCGGAAACCTTCAAAGAAGAACAGGTGGTGGTGGGTGCGACCGTCCCTTCGCTCGCGAGATGTTGCTGGCCACGCAAGCCGCCTGCTTCCCGACCTGCGCTCACACGATGAGGAGTATTTCCGAGAGTAAGTTTCTCGTTGTTTTGCGTCCCTGTAAGCTAGTGCGTAatccattttctctttcttttgatgACGTTTAGCTTCCTGCGAATGCCGCCAAGAACTTTTGACACTTTGCTAGAGCTGCTGCGTCCCGCCATCTCGAAGCAGGACACTAACTACCGGCCTGCAATTTCGGCGCACGATCGCTTGGCCATGACCATTAGGTAAGAGCTTGTGGTCTGAAGAATAACATGCTGAGACATGTGGATGCGCTTCGCTTGTAAGCAAGTTTGCTTGAGTGGAGAATATGAAATGAGGTGTTAGTGCATGTTTGACGTAGGTGACCTCGGTGGTGCAGTCGTTACGGTGGTCAGCTGTTGACTCGAAGGTCGtggattcgatcccggcagcagcgatcgcatttaggtggaggctaaatgctagagcgaCATGTTAGCGCGTTGTCAGCGCACGTACAGGTGCTCCAAAAGGTAAACGGAGCACGCGAGATGTAGTCAAGCTACGCAAAGTGAACGCCAGCGCGCTCCATCACAGAAGTGGTTCTTTATTTTGTATACGGAAATTATGGCACTATTGCCTGGCACATTTCCGCATAAATATGAAGAACCGCTTCTCTGATGGAGCCTGCTGACATTCGCTTTTGCATAGCTTgaccacagctcgcgtgctccgtttaaTTTTTGGAGCACCTTGTAcgctaaagaatcccaggtggtctaaattttcgaAACCCTCCATTTTGGCTTTCCGCATAATCAGCACGTGATTTccgcacgtaaaacgccagagaATGTTATCATGCGCTACACAAAAGCATGATGTTCGTCCTTATAGTGTGGACCTAGAGAAAGTGTGCACATACCAGTTGTGAACCTTTCAGTTCCCATTTTCTGTTTTCCTGACGTGCAGATACTATGTAACGCGCAATTACCTATTATAACAGGAATCGTTTGAAGCAGATAGTTACTACAATGAAGGTAGCGTGTGCAAGGGTGCAAGCATTAATTTCATGACAAATCACTTTCCTGTTTGAGGCACTTAAAGAATACCtatgccagaaatatttttcaaaatgggggagggagggggttcaaccacccaccctttatgtatgtatgtgcgtgtgtgtctgcgcGTGCTTGCACATGTACacatgcgaaatttaaaaaaaaaacatggggagAATTTAACCCCCCCTTGCTACATCAATGCTTGTGTTCTGTTAAAATAGCAGTGACGCAACGTATTGTAGGCAGCAGTGCACCGTGTAAGAGTTATTTTAAACAATAGTCTACAGCAATGTGTGTCGCAAGAAATAGATTCACCTTGCAGCTATAACTTTTCAGAAATGCATCCCTTGCACATTCTAACAAGCATGTGTTGGAAGCCCTTTTTGAACTTGACTAGGAATGTGAGTGCATACGCTGACCCCTGGAGAGTCTTATATATGCTTGTGATTCCACAAAATGTGTATAACTGAAGCACGCGTTTATTTATACGTCATATAAGTGAAGCACTTGTTTCATAGTAGTACACACAGGAATATTCACTGCATATGCAACTGCTTGCAGAACGCGCAAGCAGTGCGCTGAGAAAGCAGTAAATCTTAAGTGACCAGTCACATGTACAGTGAAATAATTTGTGAAGGTACGTGACTTAATAATGAATGCTATCTCAGAAAGGGTTGCCCTCATAACGGCTGAGCAGTGCACCTAACACATACCAATTTCAGTGTATTGATTTCTTTAATGCTGTATCTTATTGCCTTGACAGGTTTCTGGCCACAGGCGAGACGCAGAGCGACGTGGCCTTCTGGCAGGAAGGTCCACAGTCTCCCCTAGAGTGGCGGAGGTCACTCAGGCCCTTCGGCTTGTACTCGAGCCACTGTACCTCCAGCACCCTTCAACGGCAGATGAGTGGATGAAGGTATGCCATGCTTGTTTTTCCAGCAGACTTGTAGCAACCAAACAAGACACATTGCTTGCTTGTACTGCTTTGTGTGGCGTAATTAAAATGTAGTTAGGACATTAGGCAttatcactacttcttgcgcaaaattttttctaagacgacggacgggcgcaaacttccaactgaatttattattaacatgtgccctaaatatatacaaatatgactatgacaaaacaaaacaaaaaacaccaatgccacaggtgtgcagtgtgtcagcgcgcattagCTTCTCACTCCCCCAAAAAGTATTGCATTTTGGGGGAGTGAGAAGctaatgcgcgctgacacactgcacacctgtggcattggtgttttacagcgaaagctgttatgagatcatttcaacggccgtttttggtggcgtagttgtccgccgccgccgccgccgccgccggtgtccgtaaccactatcgctcgaaataagaaaaaaaacgaaataagaaaaaatttccaggatggaacggggttcgaacctgggccctctgcgtgggagcccagtgttgtacctcagagccatgccggtgcttggaactgccttgcaaaacgacgctatacaggcttcatgtccagaaggaaccacattaacatctgTAATTTAGTgtcgtagaagagtgaaataacaaccacgcatcacacaacgcgaattctgtaaccaggcgtcacacaatgcgaattgcgcaacgagtgggctgttgaatgcttccaacccattacaaggggctctgcaataagtcttcatcgtcatcaggcacaacaccaacaaagtgtgcataatgccttacatatttttagcgggtaccacggccctcggttgaatgacgaaaaatggcatagtggctgcttccatacttcacagaaattatgatgatttatagcgtagtgggttcctcgcaagggcacttgcattggtttccaaggaagcccatgagcccatcatccatttcctcagggtctcaattaagttcttcccccctctctctgtctctctttctcacgtcaatgtatgttatattgcatggtgggagagttaaatagcgaccgggcgtcacacaatgcgaaatacgtaactggtgagccgtttaaagcttccaacccattacaaaggcctgagccacaattcttcatcgtcatcagtcgtcacgtaaacaaagtgcacataatgccttacatatgagtagctggaacctcgcttctgcgcacaatgaggaataatggcgttgtaggtgcttcccaatttcacaaatattgtgatttatggcgtagtgggtaccttgctagtgtacttgtattagtagccccagagagcttacaacgggctctagaaatggcgctcttccagctttcgctgtgactgtgctgcgctttccgcgcaggcctggcatttttttgttttgttttgtcatagtcatatttgtatatatttagggcacatgttaataataaattcagttggaagtttacGCCCGTCCGTGTCCGTTTCGTCCGCcgtcttagaaaaaattttgcgcaagaagtagtgatcatggagtaccaactagctcgaacccacaccttgttaaaatTAGGTATTAGGCCAAATAGGCACAGGCTTCACGACACTACCTTCAGACACTGCGTAATAGATTGGTCCTTAAAGACATGAAACGGCTATTTGAGCAATTTGTGTGCGCATTCATCAGACAAGTTCTCAAGTGTTCATAGTGAAGGCTGTCCACAGACAATAGCAGCTTTACTGGAAAACTTCATGCAACACTACTTAAAGGTAACCCAGTCATCAGAGGAGTGTGTGACGTGAGATttcctcttaaaggggtactgacacaaaatttcgcggccgagatagcctgctggatcgatttccgtgtacgtgcgtgtaccatctgcgaaatatcgacagcgaataaagcttggaaggtattttatatgaatattgaagttcgcgtgcgcgatccagcattatagggcgcacctattgcattgacaccctcggaggtgacccgaggtgacccccctactttcCCTACGTAACcgtgtagccggtacaacaagttgtcatgacgtcgtagccgccatttttgttttgacgcgctcgccgctgcgctgttggtgtctcaaggaaatcgtcgccaacagacgacaacgaggacgatgatgacgacgacatcgcgcagcacgtgcggcacgcgtgcgaatgcgaggagacgacgcgaacagcgcagcagtgcgtcacacttctgtgtgctgacgtgatcgagcgctgcagccgctaggtggtgatagttgcacccggaggcttgtcgtttttgaaacc
It encodes the following:
- the LOC125759998 gene encoding uncharacterized protein LOC125759998 gives rise to the protein MDYDSSEEEEILTVLMCSAIVSVLAERKPSKKNRWWWVRPSLRSRDVAGHASRLLPDLRSHDEEYFRDFLRMPPRTFDTLLELLRPAISKQDTNYRPAISAHDRLAMTIRRDAERRGLLAGRSTVSPRVAEVTQALRLVLEPLYLQHPSTADEWMKISQGFHERWNVPHCLGAIDGKHVNIECPANSGSVDFNYKRSFSKSLLAVCDAQYRFIYVEVGHPGSESDGGIFSRSTLQKNVLLGALGLPPMSPVGNEGPLPYFFIGYEAFPLKEYMMRPYPRRSKLRVYE